A genomic window from Rhodococcus sp. KBS0724 includes:
- a CDS encoding universal stress protein — MSSREHNNVVVGIDGSDTASTALREAAKIAAQRELRLDIIHALDFAPYGFGGPYIDAGGVYEWVEEAGKEVLGEAEKFAAEVAPNVTVHTEMAIGSPTQWLLESSAKARLVVVGASSSGKAATAVLGNTAVGVASHGKCPVIVVRERDGVVPSDGPVVVGVDGSALSAQAVGAAFEEAAFRGAELVAVHVWSDLGTAAFEDPRAAALAPASLEEEEHAVLSENLAGWSEKYPDVVVRREIYLDNPRGRLLEWSSRAQLVVVGSRGRGGFRGMLLGSTSNTLIASAQCPVMVVRPEDS; from the coding sequence ATGAGTTCACGCGAACACAACAATGTCGTCGTCGGAATCGACGGATCGGACACCGCGTCGACCGCGCTCCGAGAAGCTGCGAAAATCGCCGCGCAGCGAGAATTGCGACTCGATATCATTCACGCGCTCGACTTCGCACCGTACGGATTCGGCGGCCCGTACATCGACGCGGGTGGCGTGTACGAATGGGTGGAAGAGGCAGGTAAAGAGGTACTCGGAGAGGCTGAGAAGTTCGCCGCCGAGGTCGCCCCGAACGTCACCGTTCACACCGAGATGGCCATCGGCAGCCCGACGCAGTGGCTTCTGGAGAGTTCAGCGAAAGCCCGCCTGGTCGTAGTAGGGGCGTCGTCGTCCGGAAAAGCTGCTACCGCGGTCCTCGGCAACACCGCAGTCGGTGTCGCGAGCCACGGCAAGTGCCCTGTCATCGTGGTGCGTGAACGTGACGGCGTCGTACCGTCCGATGGCCCCGTTGTGGTGGGCGTCGACGGCAGTGCCCTGAGCGCGCAGGCTGTGGGCGCGGCATTCGAGGAAGCGGCGTTCCGCGGCGCAGAACTGGTAGCCGTCCACGTCTGGAGCGACCTCGGAACAGCAGCGTTCGAGGATCCTCGCGCTGCCGCACTGGCACCGGCGTCGCTCGAGGAAGAAGAGCACGCGGTACTGAGCGAGAACCTGGCCGGATGGTCCGAGAAGTACCCGGACGTCGTAGTTCGCCGCGAGATCTACCTCGACAATCCGCGTGGCCGCCTCCTTGAATGGTCGTCTCGGGCGCAGCTCGTCGTAGTCGGTAGCCGTGGCCGCGGCGGATTCCGTGGAATGCTCCTCGGATCCACCAGCAACACGCTGATCGCTTCCGCGCAGTGCCCCGTGATGGTTGTTCGTCCCGAAGATTCCTGA
- a CDS encoding LLM class F420-dependent oxidoreductase, which yields MRIGMGLNYSGGFAETVEEVGDLEKAGLDIAFVPEAYSFDAVSQLGYLAAKTTTIELASGIFQIYTRTPSLTAMTAAGLDFVSNGRFVMGLGASGPQVIEGFHGVKYDAPLGRTREVVEICRQVWRREKVEYQGKYYQVPLPAEKGTGLGKPLKLINHPVRERIPILIASLGPKNVELTAEIAEGWEPIFYHPEKAASVWGEPLAKGKAKRDPSLGELQVYASPALAIGDDVDHMLDWVRPSIALYIGGMGAKGKNFYNDLAVRYGYAEAAEKIQDLYLAGKKEEAAAAVPDELVRAVSLIGPESYVRERVAAFAESGVTTLNVTPLAADRAGRVGLIEKFRKICD from the coding sequence GTGCGCATCGGAATGGGATTGAACTACAGCGGCGGATTCGCCGAGACTGTCGAAGAAGTCGGTGACCTCGAAAAAGCCGGTCTGGACATTGCGTTTGTCCCCGAGGCCTACTCGTTCGACGCGGTCAGCCAACTCGGTTACCTGGCTGCGAAGACGACAACCATCGAACTTGCCTCAGGCATCTTCCAGATCTACACCCGCACGCCGTCGCTCACCGCGATGACTGCCGCCGGACTCGACTTCGTCTCCAACGGACGATTTGTCATGGGCCTCGGCGCCTCCGGCCCGCAGGTGATCGAAGGATTCCACGGCGTCAAGTACGACGCGCCTCTCGGCCGTACTCGCGAGGTTGTCGAAATCTGCCGCCAGGTGTGGCGTCGTGAGAAGGTCGAGTACCAGGGCAAGTACTACCAGGTGCCGCTGCCTGCCGAGAAGGGCACCGGACTGGGCAAGCCGCTCAAGCTGATCAACCATCCCGTTCGCGAGCGCATCCCGATCCTCATCGCATCCCTCGGCCCCAAGAACGTCGAACTCACTGCCGAAATCGCCGAAGGGTGGGAGCCCATCTTCTACCACCCGGAGAAAGCAGCAAGCGTGTGGGGCGAACCCCTCGCCAAGGGCAAGGCCAAGCGCGACCCCAGCCTCGGTGAACTGCAGGTATATGCGTCACCGGCGCTCGCGATCGGTGACGACGTCGACCACATGCTCGACTGGGTCCGTCCCAGCATCGCCCTCTACATCGGCGGCATGGGAGCCAAGGGAAAGAACTTCTACAACGACCTTGCCGTCCGCTACGGCTACGCCGAAGCTGCCGAGAAGATCCAAGATCTCTACCTCGCCGGTAAGAAGGAAGAAGCCGCGGCAGCAGTGCCGGACGAGCTCGTTCGCGCAGTGTCGCTCATCGGCCCCGAAAGCTACGTCCGAGAACGCGTCGCCGCATTTGCAGAGTCCGGCGTCACGACCCTCAACGTCACTCCGTTGGCGGCTGATCGAGCCGGACGCGTCGGCCTGATCGAGAAGTTCCGGAAGATTTGTGACTAA
- a CDS encoding universal stress protein, translating into MSAIQPVVVAVDGSEAASSAVVWAARTAAALGRPLHIATVVHIPAFYYSEPYLAESFKDELRRTARARLDSAKILAHQSVDGELEVVTEQLDGSVSDSLIELSKHAYLVAVGPRGHGEFTGLVVGSVTVSLVSHGESPVAVVRGRTLDGQPPTQGPVVVGIDGSENSIEAIEHAFEQASARGATLIAVNVWSDVSVQPSLGATPEDPLWSSIQTGEEVVLAEQLAGFTERYPDVVVERVVARDRPVRVLSEYAETAQLVVVGSRGRGGFTGMLLGSTSRALLHTADCPVLIVRHSKN; encoded by the coding sequence ATGAGTGCAATCCAACCAGTTGTCGTAGCTGTGGACGGTTCCGAGGCGGCGTCGTCGGCCGTTGTATGGGCTGCACGCACGGCCGCTGCGTTGGGGCGTCCGCTGCATATTGCAACGGTGGTGCACATTCCGGCGTTCTATTACTCCGAGCCGTACCTGGCCGAGAGTTTCAAGGACGAACTGCGACGCACCGCTCGAGCTCGACTCGACAGCGCGAAGATCCTGGCCCATCAGAGTGTCGACGGTGAACTCGAAGTGGTCACCGAACAACTCGACGGCAGTGTCTCCGATTCCTTGATCGAATTGTCCAAGCACGCGTACCTGGTTGCCGTGGGTCCGCGCGGTCACGGTGAATTCACCGGACTTGTCGTCGGTTCGGTGACGGTATCGCTTGTCTCGCATGGCGAATCGCCGGTAGCCGTGGTACGCGGGCGGACACTGGACGGCCAACCGCCGACGCAGGGGCCGGTTGTTGTCGGTATCGACGGTTCCGAGAACAGCATCGAGGCCATCGAGCATGCATTCGAGCAGGCGTCGGCGCGCGGCGCCACGCTGATTGCCGTCAACGTGTGGAGCGACGTGAGTGTGCAGCCTTCGCTGGGCGCAACTCCGGAAGATCCGTTGTGGAGCAGCATCCAGACGGGCGAAGAAGTAGTTCTGGCAGAGCAGTTGGCGGGATTCACCGAGCGATATCCCGACGTTGTGGTCGAGCGTGTAGTGGCGCGTGATCGCCCGGTGCGGGTGCTCAGTGAGTACGCAGAAACCGCGCAGTTGGTGGTGGTCGGCAGCCGCGGACGTGGCGGCTTCACCGGAATGCTTCTCGGCTCGACCAGTCGCGCACTTCTGCACACCGCAGATTGCCCGGTGTTGATCGTGCGGCACAGCAAGAACTGA
- a CDS encoding response regulator transcription factor, producing the protein MTTRVFLVDDHEIVRRGLFDLLGGVEDFEVVGEASSVGEAMAVIPKSNVDVAVLDVRLADGNGVELCRDLRSMLPNLRCLMLTSYADDEALLDAIMAGASGFVLKQILGTDLVAAVRTVGLGGSLLDSRATEALMARIRSERTADPLAELSDQERAVFDLIGEGLTNREIGARLFLAEKTVKNYVTRLLSKLGMQRRTQAAVLATELRNK; encoded by the coding sequence ATGACTACGCGCGTGTTCCTGGTCGACGATCACGAGATCGTCCGACGCGGACTGTTCGATCTGCTCGGCGGCGTCGAGGATTTCGAGGTGGTCGGGGAAGCGTCGTCGGTGGGGGAGGCGATGGCCGTTATCCCCAAGAGCAATGTCGATGTCGCAGTTCTGGACGTGCGACTTGCGGACGGTAACGGCGTCGAATTGTGCCGCGATCTTCGCTCGATGCTGCCGAACCTGCGGTGCCTGATGTTGACGTCCTATGCGGACGACGAAGCGTTGCTCGACGCCATCATGGCCGGTGCGTCCGGCTTTGTGCTGAAGCAGATTCTGGGCACGGATCTTGTTGCGGCGGTACGCACAGTCGGCTTGGGTGGCTCGTTGCTCGACAGCCGCGCCACCGAAGCGTTGATGGCGCGCATCCGCAGTGAACGCACCGCGGATCCGTTGGCGGAACTCTCCGACCAGGAACGCGCGGTATTCGACCTCATCGGTGAGGGCCTGACCAACCGGGAGATCGGCGCACGGCTGTTCCTGGCAGAGAAGACGGTCAAGAACTACGTGACGCGTTTGCTCTCCAAGTTGGGTATGCAGCGCAGAACTCAGGCTGCCGTGCTGGCAACCGAGTTGCGTAACAAGTAG
- a CDS encoding GAF domain-containing sensor histidine kinase — MIDSSGNPTRNFAEVLERLANSKADIPTLHRLLEAVLVVGSGLDLDLTLQRIITAATTVLDCNYGALGVRAPGGGLAEFVYDGIDEPLRRTMGHFPEGHGVLGVLMNDPKTLRVPHLGAHPASVGFPANHPPMDSFLGAPIMMRGEVFGSIYLTEKRGAAEFTEEDEVILEALAIAAGIAAENVRLFEQSRTRERWLTAMSAIRSRLLAGDSLDDSLQLLATRVRELTGIDDVIVLICENGYAQVHTAVSARPTSRGVRVPASLYPFDVIRQTRRLHVFTELGSLVDLVPTAGSAVLAPMTVASGVVGALLLTSDSASTHWDSDELTRIESMAELGSVAIEFDEKQRGQRLLSVLADRDRIARDLHDNVIQRLFASGMSLQSTLPDTDLPDSARAIVTRSLEQLDQTVREIRTTIFDLQTPATADSTSLRRRLLDVIGDATAQSAVTPSVQFSGAIDTLVKAGIHPHAEAVLREGLSNVLRHAQADTITISVTADLEFAITIDDDGKGIPAGVHKSGLHNLERRAEHCGGTFSIGNRSPHGTRLVWRVPLRRRKP, encoded by the coding sequence ATGATCGACTCTTCGGGCAACCCGACACGTAATTTCGCCGAAGTACTCGAGCGTTTGGCCAACTCCAAGGCTGACATCCCGACCCTCCACCGACTTCTCGAAGCAGTGCTTGTTGTCGGTTCTGGGCTCGATCTCGATCTCACGCTGCAGCGCATCATCACCGCCGCGACCACTGTATTGGATTGCAACTACGGGGCATTGGGCGTGCGTGCGCCAGGCGGGGGGCTGGCCGAATTCGTGTACGACGGTATCGACGAGCCGCTACGGCGGACGATGGGGCACTTCCCGGAAGGTCACGGCGTGCTCGGCGTGCTGATGAACGATCCCAAAACTCTGCGTGTTCCGCATCTGGGCGCGCATCCCGCATCGGTCGGGTTTCCTGCCAATCACCCACCGATGGACAGCTTCCTGGGTGCACCGATCATGATGCGCGGTGAGGTATTCGGCAGCATCTATCTCACCGAGAAACGTGGTGCGGCCGAGTTCACCGAGGAAGACGAGGTCATCCTCGAAGCACTTGCCATTGCGGCCGGTATCGCGGCCGAGAACGTCAGGTTGTTCGAGCAGTCTCGGACCCGCGAAAGATGGCTCACCGCAATGTCCGCCATCCGGTCGCGGTTGCTGGCAGGCGATTCGCTCGACGACAGTCTGCAACTACTTGCCACGCGCGTGCGCGAGCTGACCGGCATCGACGATGTCATCGTGCTGATCTGCGAGAACGGCTACGCGCAGGTGCACACCGCGGTCAGCGCCCGGCCGACTTCGCGTGGCGTTCGCGTCCCAGCGAGCCTGTATCCGTTCGACGTCATTCGGCAGACCCGACGGTTACACGTATTCACCGAACTGGGCTCGTTGGTCGACTTGGTCCCCACAGCGGGTAGCGCGGTGCTGGCCCCGATGACGGTCGCGTCCGGTGTTGTGGGCGCACTCCTGCTGACCTCGGACTCCGCCAGTACCCACTGGGATTCGGACGAACTCACCCGGATCGAGTCGATGGCCGAATTAGGCTCTGTCGCTATCGAATTCGACGAGAAACAACGCGGACAGCGCCTACTGTCGGTCCTGGCAGATCGTGACCGCATTGCCCGCGACCTGCACGACAACGTCATTCAGCGTCTCTTTGCCAGCGGCATGAGCCTGCAGAGCACCTTGCCCGACACCGATCTTCCCGACTCCGCGCGCGCCATCGTCACCCGATCACTGGAGCAGTTGGACCAAACCGTCCGCGAAATCCGCACCACCATCTTCGATCTCCAGACACCGGCCACCGCGGACTCGACCAGCCTGCGCCGGCGCCTCCTCGACGTAATCGGTGACGCCACAGCACAATCAGCAGTCACGCCGAGCGTTCAGTTCTCCGGAGCGATCGACACGCTCGTGAAAGCCGGAATCCACCCCCACGCCGAAGCGGTGCTTCGTGAGGGCTTGAGCAACGTTCTGCGGCACGCCCAGGCAGACACGATCACCATCTCCGTGACCGCGGACCTCGAATTTGCCATCACCATCGACGACGACGGCAAAGGCATCCCCGCCGGCGTCCACAAGAGTGGCTTGCACAATCTCGAACGCCGCGCCGAACATTGTGGTGGCACGTTCTCGATCGGCAACCGCAGTCCGCACGGCACCCGCTTGGTGTGGCGGGTACCGCTGAGACGACGGAAGCCCTGA
- a CDS encoding SRPBCC domain-containing protein, producing MNETVIEVSIAAVPSVLWPALRDPSLIRRWFGWDYDGLDDEITQIYGTAVEDPDAHTLELGNGDLFSLIDHGGRTVVRMTRPPQLPDDEWYEDVTEGWTTFLHFLKFGVEHHGLAERRTIFLDGPLLPGESAASILGLESVPEEAGGRYNATLAPGDYAEGVVDYVSALQTGVTIEDLGPGLLVVASKPTVPYRAQQEVQIILATYDLSADEFDEIEHHWKQWWDGRSHQE from the coding sequence GTGAACGAAACGGTGATCGAAGTGTCCATTGCCGCAGTGCCGTCCGTGCTGTGGCCCGCGTTGCGCGATCCTTCACTGATTCGGCGTTGGTTCGGGTGGGACTACGACGGGCTCGACGACGAAATCACCCAGATTTACGGCACCGCCGTCGAAGATCCCGACGCGCACACCCTCGAACTGGGCAACGGCGATCTCTTCTCCCTGATCGATCATGGCGGCAGAACCGTTGTCCGCATGACACGCCCGCCGCAGCTGCCGGACGACGAATGGTACGAGGACGTCACCGAGGGGTGGACTACTTTCTTGCACTTCTTGAAGTTCGGCGTCGAACATCACGGATTAGCCGAGCGCAGAACAATTTTCCTCGACGGACCACTGCTTCCGGGTGAATCCGCAGCTTCGATCCTCGGACTCGAGTCCGTTCCGGAGGAAGCCGGTGGCCGGTACAACGCCACTCTTGCTCCCGGCGACTATGCCGAAGGCGTTGTCGACTATGTCAGCGCGCTCCAGACAGGAGTGACAATAGAAGACCTTGGTCCCGGATTATTGGTCGTCGCATCAAAGCCGACGGTCCCGTACCGCGCCCAACAGGAAGTCCAGATCATTCTGGCCACTTACGATCTCAGTGCGGATGAGTTCGACGAGATCGAACATCACTGGAAGCAGTGGTGGGACGGCCGATCTCACCAGGAGTGA
- a CDS encoding cupin domain-containing protein → MDKKSLTALARQQLKLAASATSGRSSQTVYGGHQRSLRQTVIALSAGKSLAEHDSPGEATLLVLSGKLNLVCGSDEWKGSTGDFLTIPAHRHSVEALEDVAFLLTVAMKG, encoded by the coding sequence ATGGACAAGAAGTCGCTGACAGCCCTCGCCCGTCAACAATTGAAACTGGCTGCGTCGGCCACCAGCGGTCGTAGTTCACAAACCGTCTACGGTGGCCACCAACGCAGCCTGCGACAAACCGTGATCGCACTGAGCGCCGGCAAGAGCCTCGCTGAACACGACAGTCCCGGCGAAGCAACGCTGTTGGTCCTCAGCGGGAAGCTCAATCTCGTGTGCGGTAGCGACGAGTGGAAAGGATCGACTGGCGATTTCCTCACCATTCCGGCCCACCGTCACAGTGTCGAAGCGCTCGAAGACGTTGCTTTTCTGCTGACAGTCGCCATGAAGGGTTGA
- a CDS encoding dihydrofolate reductase: MNDRAVTLIWAQANNGVIGADNTIPWRLPEDMAYFKRVTMGHPVIMGRLTWDSIPPKFRPFSGRRNIVVTRDTEWAADGAEAAHSLDDALALSDGDLFVVGGGQIYSAALPFATRLLVTEIDLDIVGDACAPEIGPEWARKSDEPWLTSEKNGLRFRWLEYTR, encoded by the coding sequence ATGAATGATCGCGCAGTCACCCTGATCTGGGCTCAGGCGAACAACGGTGTCATCGGTGCCGACAACACGATTCCGTGGCGACTGCCGGAGGACATGGCCTACTTCAAGCGTGTCACGATGGGGCATCCGGTGATCATGGGCCGGTTGACCTGGGATTCCATTCCTCCCAAGTTCCGGCCGTTCAGTGGGCGTCGCAATATTGTCGTCACCCGCGATACGGAGTGGGCAGCGGACGGAGCAGAAGCCGCACACAGTCTCGACGACGCGTTGGCCTTGTCCGACGGCGACCTCTTTGTTGTCGGCGGAGGGCAAATATATTCGGCTGCACTGCCATTCGCGACGCGGCTTTTGGTGACCGAGATCGATCTCGATATCGTCGGCGACGCGTGCGCACCGGAGATCGGCCCCGAGTGGGCCAGAAAATCCGACGAACCGTGGCTGACGTCGGAGAAGAACGGCTTGCGCTTCCGCTGGCTCGAGTACACTCGCTGA
- a CDS encoding thymidylate synthase, protein MTVSTAYEDLLKLVMETGTPKADRTGTGTRSVFGHQMRFDLADGFPLVTTKKVHLKSIVNELLWFLRGDSNVAWLHEHGVSIWDEWADENGELGPVYGVQWRSWPTPSGEHIDQITQTVETLRSNPDSRRIIVSAWNVADIPQMALAPCHAFFQFYVADGKLSCQLYQRSADMFLGVPFNIASYALLTHMMAQQAGLDVGEFIWTGGDCHIYDNHVDQVTEQLSRTPLDLPVLKLNKRDSIFDYIFEDVEIVGYEHHPAIKAPVAV, encoded by the coding sequence GTGACTGTCTCCACCGCGTATGAAGACCTGTTGAAGCTCGTGATGGAGACCGGCACCCCCAAAGCCGATCGCACCGGCACCGGCACTCGCAGCGTCTTCGGTCATCAGATGCGCTTCGATCTTGCCGACGGTTTCCCTCTGGTCACCACCAAGAAGGTGCACCTCAAGTCGATTGTCAACGAACTGTTGTGGTTCTTGCGCGGCGATTCCAATGTGGCGTGGCTGCATGAGCACGGCGTCTCGATCTGGGACGAATGGGCTGACGAGAACGGCGAGCTGGGGCCCGTCTACGGCGTGCAGTGGCGCAGTTGGCCCACCCCGTCCGGTGAGCACATCGACCAGATCACCCAAACCGTCGAGACCTTGCGATCCAACCCCGATTCGCGTCGGATCATCGTCTCCGCGTGGAATGTCGCCGATATTCCGCAGATGGCTCTCGCGCCGTGCCACGCGTTTTTCCAGTTCTACGTCGCGGACGGCAAGCTCTCGTGCCAGTTGTATCAGCGCAGTGCCGACATGTTCCTGGGCGTACCTTTCAACATCGCCAGCTACGCCCTGCTCACCCACATGATGGCGCAGCAGGCCGGTCTCGACGTCGGTGAGTTCATCTGGACCGGCGGCGACTGCCATATCTACGACAACCATGTCGATCAGGTCACCGAACAACTCAGCCGGACCCCGCTCGACCTTCCGGTTCTGAAACTGAACAAGCGCGATTCCATCTTCGACTACATCTTCGAGGATGTCGAAATAGTCGGGTACGAGCACCATCCTGCTATCAAGGCTCCGGTCGCGGTCTGA
- the cobF gene encoding precorrin-6A synthase (deacetylating) — protein MRELLVIGVGAGDPDQVTIQAVKAMNRADAFFVIGKGSEKQDLVDLRTGILDEHVTGEYRIVEITDPPRDRTPSDYEGVVDDWHDRRASIFEEKFAAETGVGAILVWGDPSLYDSTLRIVERVLARGNVAFDYSVIPGITSVQSLAAQHRIVLNRIGESIHITTGRKLAEGLPDGVDNAVVMLDAHCTFTEVAGDDAQIWWGAYLGTPDEVLISGNLREVEDDIVRVRAELRQTHGWIMDTYLVRR, from the coding sequence ATGCGTGAACTCCTCGTGATCGGCGTCGGCGCCGGTGACCCCGACCAAGTGACGATCCAAGCTGTCAAGGCCATGAACAGGGCAGATGCGTTCTTTGTGATCGGCAAGGGGAGTGAGAAGCAGGATCTTGTCGACCTACGGACCGGGATTCTCGACGAACATGTCACCGGTGAATACCGCATCGTCGAGATCACCGATCCACCGAGAGATCGGACACCTTCTGACTACGAAGGTGTTGTCGACGACTGGCATGACCGTCGAGCATCGATCTTCGAGGAGAAGTTTGCGGCTGAGACAGGCGTCGGCGCGATTCTGGTGTGGGGTGACCCGTCTCTCTACGACAGCACCCTACGCATCGTCGAACGAGTACTGGCGCGCGGCAACGTCGCATTCGACTACTCGGTGATTCCCGGCATCACGAGCGTGCAGTCGTTGGCGGCGCAGCACCGCATCGTGCTCAACCGCATCGGCGAATCGATTCACATCACGACGGGGCGCAAGCTCGCCGAAGGATTGCCGGACGGCGTCGACAACGCGGTCGTGATGCTCGACGCTCATTGCACGTTCACCGAGGTTGCCGGGGACGACGCGCAAATCTGGTGGGGCGCGTACCTGGGCACACCGGACGAAGTGTTGATCTCCGGGAACCTGCGTGAGGTCGAAGACGACATCGTGCGGGTGCGGGCGGAATTGCGTCAGACGCACGGCTGGATCATGGATACGTATCTCGTGCGCCGCTAG